Proteins found in one Alteromonas macleodii genomic segment:
- a CDS encoding isoaspartyl peptidase/L-asparaginase family protein has protein sequence MNLSRIFRQSTKVRHTLCAISALAASLAIVSTDASAADAHQESPQVAIAIHGGAGTILKSSMTAEKEAAYKKVLTQAVKHGYALLQDGAKGEVAVVETIKILESSPLFNAGIGAVYTFEGEHELDASIMHGGSKNAGAVAGVKTIRSPIEAALLVMNESPHVMLSGTGAEQYAKQNGLDQVDNSVFDTEFRKQALDKAKARMEQASNGYGTQQGNERFGTVGAVVLDDKGNIVAGTSTGGMTAKRFGRIGDSPVIGAGTYADNASCAVSATGHGEYFIRYNVAADICARMKYQGLTLNDAANTVVNDVLVKAGGDGGVIAIDGKGNIAMPFNSAGMYRASIDINGEVTVAIYKD, from the coding sequence TTGAACCTTTCTCGCATTTTTCGCCAGTCCACTAAAGTTCGACATACGCTATGTGCAATCAGCGCTTTAGCAGCTTCGCTAGCGATTGTTAGTACTGACGCATCAGCGGCTGATGCTCACCAAGAAAGCCCACAGGTTGCCATCGCCATTCACGGCGGAGCTGGCACTATTTTAAAGTCTTCGATGACGGCTGAAAAAGAGGCGGCTTATAAAAAGGTATTAACCCAAGCAGTAAAGCACGGTTATGCCTTGCTGCAAGACGGCGCAAAAGGTGAAGTGGCGGTGGTTGAAACCATTAAAATTCTTGAAAGCTCACCTTTGTTCAACGCTGGCATTGGTGCCGTGTATACCTTTGAGGGAGAGCATGAACTCGACGCGTCTATCATGCATGGCGGAAGTAAAAACGCAGGCGCTGTTGCAGGTGTTAAGACAATCAGAAGTCCAATAGAGGCGGCACTACTTGTAATGAACGAATCCCCCCATGTCATGCTTTCTGGCACAGGCGCCGAACAATACGCAAAACAAAACGGTCTTGACCAAGTGGATAACTCGGTTTTTGATACTGAGTTTCGCAAGCAGGCTTTAGATAAAGCGAAAGCCCGTATGGAACAAGCTTCAAATGGGTATGGTACACAGCAGGGTAACGAGCGCTTTGGAACCGTAGGCGCGGTGGTATTAGATGATAAGGGCAACATTGTCGCCGGAACATCAACGGGTGGAATGACGGCGAAACGATTTGGGCGCATCGGCGACTCCCCCGTTATTGGTGCAGGTACCTATGCCGATAATGCAAGCTGCGCCGTATCGGCTACCGGACATGGCGAATACTTTATCCGATACAATGTAGCAGCAGATATTTGTGCGCGAATGAAGTATCAAGGGTTAACACTAAACGACGCAGCTAATACTGTGGTTAATGATGTACTCGTGAAGGCTGGTGGTGATGGTGGCGTAATAGCCATCGACGGGAAAGGCAATATCGCGATGCCTTTTAATTCAGCGGGTATGTACCGTGCGAGCATCGACATAAATGGCGAAGTAACCGTCGCTATTTATAAAGACTAA
- a CDS encoding ATP-binding protein, translating to MSVLPSKPAFNEAKSTFILAVVLATLLIVLVVSLFESNIKATAESQAYQALEKSALSVENVAETQLIKYLNALNFLHQTPPISGIVRATQNNKLDPKDGTTLDQWKHRLETIFVAFIENNTEIDQLRVIKADEEGKEFLRVEREGGSVLIASSTDLQAKATRNYFIESVKSNKGQFYISDINLNREYGKLEYPYKSVIRLSLPIFSESGERYGFLIMNVNAQYLLSQMSKTLTSNQSLYVTDRDGYFVVHPDSQKSFSKDLNPSVTWQSEFSVSQFNGWNKITPRNENQSVHYAVSRAFTLGAKEQGTGFYLHILLPQTQVSALINEKRLSVYSVIVVISIIFVSILLFVYRSNKKNIELAKVRGESVAIVDISKDAIFSVDSTGIVKSWNKAAESLFGIPSQIIINHHYSSFAPLSLLGLEDVLVEGGKQVTFTKPYVDDDKKEHSLLITASTIWGEHSQFSGVAVVIRDVTEEQKAKDAIERVNLKLEEKVVSRTKELVEATQEARKASKVKSSFISNISHEMRTPLNGVVGSLALLKRQPLNEKAEQLVSMMEISCNNLNVLINDVLDLSKIEAGKLDINQQNFELLSLIESIAKVFAIKAAGKGLELLVDTSQIPSIEVNSDPHRINQVLSNLLNNAIKFTKTGHVKLKLFLSEPVSDVQKLHFSVEDTGVGISKENQPKLFSAFTQADASVATKYGGTGLGLSICKQLCQLLGGDITFESELGKGSKFSFYISLPDTRSGKSADSDQINEDEKALLSKVNVGVSSAYLPLQAHICKLAEYVGATPQVLNGPASAIQWKDYDVLLLDESSTLIGEIDREWERSEKGGKASTMPVVYILQKLEGAPYEFTHLTPLYLPKPLFRSTFVTVKQGLDAVKYSGLTKKVTTEDSHSSTPEVENKAEEQGKSHFSLENTRLLIVDDNMINREVAKGVLECLPCKLYTCADGEEVVAFLRKCDEKGRRIHSILMDCQMPKMNGYEATRAIREGKAGAMHADVPIIAMTANAMLGEKEKCLEAGMDDFATKPIIADVLIPKVRQWLVNQVTKLAGTALEISEVGTQSAEGTNTSLSEPVNKTSNSASAPPLVDSLLGAIDRDLEQSAESMDVTNESQESTDAPVRSEPSDALGTPESISNEQTDTISNDCWEKEDAIARIMGDKALFSRVCELYSQSAPEKFKLLERAAEEQDFSQVQVLSLKLKGMSADIGAVQLQKDFETLWELSKVADWVKVKALLPSIGDDLNTFLELLEVA from the coding sequence TTGTCGGTCCTACCATCTAAACCTGCGTTCAACGAAGCTAAAAGTACTTTTATATTGGCTGTTGTGCTTGCTACCTTGCTGATTGTGTTGGTTGTTAGTTTGTTTGAAAGCAACATAAAAGCGACGGCGGAGAGTCAGGCCTATCAGGCTTTAGAGAAAAGCGCCTTAAGCGTGGAAAATGTCGCCGAAACGCAGCTAATTAAATATCTCAACGCCCTTAACTTTTTGCACCAAACGCCGCCCATAAGCGGAATAGTTAGAGCCACGCAGAACAATAAGTTAGATCCTAAAGATGGCACTACGCTTGACCAGTGGAAGCATCGCTTAGAAACTATATTTGTTGCTTTTATCGAAAATAACACAGAAATCGATCAGTTGAGGGTCATTAAGGCAGACGAAGAGGGGAAAGAATTCTTAAGGGTCGAGCGCGAAGGTGGGAGTGTTTTAATAGCCAGCAGTACTGATCTACAGGCGAAAGCTACGCGAAATTATTTCATTGAAAGCGTTAAAAGTAATAAAGGTCAATTTTACATTTCCGATATCAACTTGAATCGGGAATATGGGAAACTAGAATACCCCTACAAGAGCGTCATTCGGCTTTCTTTACCCATCTTCAGTGAAAGTGGCGAGCGCTACGGATTTCTAATCATGAACGTCAACGCACAATATCTGCTTTCTCAGATGAGCAAAACTTTAACTAGCAATCAGTCGCTCTACGTTACTGACCGAGATGGATATTTTGTAGTACATCCCGATAGCCAAAAATCTTTTTCAAAAGACTTAAACCCTTCTGTAACATGGCAAAGCGAATTCTCAGTATCTCAATTCAACGGTTGGAACAAGATTACGCCTAGAAATGAAAATCAGAGCGTACATTACGCTGTTTCTAGGGCGTTCACACTAGGTGCCAAAGAACAGGGCACAGGCTTTTACCTACACATACTTCTACCGCAAACCCAAGTGAGTGCTTTGATAAACGAAAAACGTCTGAGTGTTTACAGCGTGATTGTCGTCATCTCGATTATCTTTGTAAGCATTTTGCTCTTCGTATATCGCAGTAATAAAAAGAATATTGAGTTAGCCAAAGTGCGCGGTGAATCAGTCGCTATTGTCGATATTTCAAAAGATGCCATTTTTAGTGTGGACTCCACCGGAATTGTCAAAAGCTGGAACAAAGCGGCGGAGTCACTTTTTGGGATCCCTTCCCAAATAATCATCAATCATCATTATTCGTCTTTTGCGCCATTATCACTGCTGGGGCTAGAGGATGTGCTCGTTGAAGGTGGTAAGCAAGTCACCTTTACCAAGCCTTATGTAGATGATGATAAAAAAGAGCATTCGCTGTTGATTACCGCGTCAACAATATGGGGAGAGCATTCACAGTTTTCTGGTGTTGCCGTAGTAATTAGAGACGTTACAGAGGAACAAAAAGCAAAAGACGCTATTGAACGAGTTAACTTAAAGCTTGAAGAAAAAGTGGTAAGCAGAACAAAAGAGTTGGTAGAGGCCACGCAAGAAGCGCGTAAAGCAAGCAAGGTAAAGAGTTCGTTTATTTCTAATATTAGTCATGAAATGCGCACCCCCCTCAATGGGGTAGTTGGTTCTTTAGCTTTATTAAAACGCCAACCGCTTAACGAAAAGGCAGAGCAGTTAGTTTCCATGATGGAAATCAGCTGTAATAACTTAAACGTGCTTATAAACGATGTACTAGACCTTTCAAAGATAGAGGCGGGCAAGCTGGATATTAACCAGCAAAATTTCGAACTACTCTCTCTTATTGAGTCTATTGCTAAAGTGTTCGCTATAAAGGCGGCAGGTAAAGGGCTAGAGTTACTGGTTGATACCTCACAGATACCATCGATAGAAGTTAACTCAGATCCTCACAGAATTAACCAAGTATTAAGTAATCTACTTAACAATGCGATTAAGTTTACTAAAACAGGGCACGTTAAATTAAAACTGTTTTTAAGCGAACCGGTGTCTGACGTTCAAAAGCTACATTTTAGCGTTGAAGATACAGGTGTTGGTATATCAAAAGAAAATCAGCCCAAGCTTTTTTCTGCCTTCACGCAGGCTGACGCCTCTGTGGCAACAAAATACGGCGGTACAGGACTGGGATTATCTATCTGCAAGCAGTTGTGCCAATTATTAGGTGGGGACATTACCTTCGAGTCGGAATTAGGAAAGGGGAGTAAGTTTTCGTTTTACATTTCACTTCCCGATACTAGATCGGGCAAGTCAGCAGATTCCGACCAAATTAATGAAGACGAGAAGGCACTTCTTAGTAAGGTTAACGTTGGCGTTTCATCCGCTTATTTACCGCTGCAAGCGCACATATGTAAACTTGCTGAGTATGTAGGGGCTACTCCACAAGTCTTAAATGGCCCTGCTAGCGCTATTCAATGGAAAGATTACGACGTTCTTTTACTTGATGAATCCAGCACATTAATTGGTGAAATTGACAGAGAGTGGGAACGAAGTGAAAAAGGCGGAAAGGCTAGCACAATGCCCGTTGTCTATATTCTGCAAAAGCTAGAAGGGGCACCCTATGAATTTACGCATTTAACGCCCTTGTATTTACCCAAACCCCTTTTCCGCTCTACGTTTGTAACGGTAAAGCAAGGTTTAGATGCTGTTAAATACAGTGGTTTGACTAAAAAAGTCACTACTGAAGACAGCCATAGTAGTACACCAGAAGTCGAAAATAAGGCAGAAGAGCAAGGTAAATCACACTTTTCGCTTGAAAACACGCGTTTGCTTATCGTTGACGACAACATGATAAACAGGGAAGTGGCTAAGGGCGTTCTAGAGTGCTTACCTTGTAAATTATATACCTGTGCAGACGGCGAAGAAGTGGTTGCTTTTCTGCGTAAATGCGATGAGAAAGGTCGTCGAATTCACAGCATCTTAATGGATTGCCAAATGCCTAAAATGAATGGTTACGAGGCAACACGTGCTATTCGAGAGGGAAAAGCAGGTGCAATGCATGCCGATGTTCCCATTATAGCGATGACGGCAAACGCTATGCTAGGCGAAAAAGAAAAGTGCCTAGAAGCAGGTATGGACGACTTTGCTACTAAACCGATTATTGCAGATGTGCTTATTCCTAAAGTCAGGCAGTGGTTAGTAAATCAAGTTACCAAATTAGCAGGTACCGCGCTTGAAATTTCAGAAGTTGGTACTCAAAGCGCTGAAGGCACCAACACTTCTCTTTCAGAACCTGTAAATAAAACGAGTAATAGTGCGTCGGCGCCTCCCTTAGTAGACAGCCTGCTTGGTGCTATTGATAGAGACCTGGAACAAAGTGCTGAGTCTATGGACGTTACAAACGAATCACAGGAAAGCACTGATGCTCCTGTTCGTTCTGAGCCTAGTGACGCATTAGGTACGCCGGAAAGTATTTCTAACGAGCAAACGGATACAATAAGTAATGACTGTTGGGAAAAAGAGGATGCTATAGCTCGCATTATGGGAGATAAAGCGTTGTTCTCGCGGGTTTGTGAGCTTTATTCTCAAAGCGCACCAGAAAAATTTAAACTTTTAGAAAGGGCCGCTGAAGAACAAGACTTTTCACAGGTACAAGTCCTTTCTCTTAAACTCAAAGGGATGTCTGCAGATATAGGTGCCGTTCAATTGCAAAAAGATTTTGAAACACTTTGGGAGTTATCAAAGGTAGCCGATTGGGTGAAAGTAAAGGCGTTGCTTCCATCTATCGGCGACGATCTCAATACCTTCTTAGAACTTCTTGAAGTAGCCTAG
- the sbcB gene encoding exodeoxyribonuclease I, translating into MHAPTFLWHDFETFGTSPQKDLPCQFAAVRTDMDLNVVGKPINIMSAIANDYLPHPEACLVTGITPQQTIRDGSNEADFAARIYQEMSTPNTCSVGFNSIRFDDEVSRYLFYRNFYDPYSREWRNGNSRWDIIDLARACYALRPEGINWPEREDGTPSFKLESLTAANNIGHENAHDALSDVYATIALAKLIKEKQPRLFEYALSLRNKHTVMQQIDLSKPSVLLHISSKLPASQGCCTWVMPIAKHPTNSNAFIAIDLSHDIDSVLNDTAEEIRQALYAPADTYSDTKERPGLKLIHINRSPFITTAKAMTEENAARLGLDRERCLDNYKTLANTKDLAAKLVDVYDEERHSTEHDVDHALYSGGFLNDEDRRWCERVIDAAPDDLATLSDETQHEGLRKQLFRYRARNYPNTLTADEMTKWQYHRQARLTDPAFDGSITLENYMMRLEALAHEHSDNPDKQAILRALYQYAKNL; encoded by the coding sequence ATGCACGCACCTACATTTTTGTGGCACGATTTTGAAACATTTGGCACCAGCCCACAAAAAGATCTTCCCTGCCAATTTGCCGCAGTCAGAACAGATATGGATTTAAATGTTGTTGGAAAGCCCATCAACATTATGAGCGCCATTGCTAATGATTATCTACCTCACCCAGAGGCATGTTTGGTTACTGGCATTACGCCACAGCAAACCATAAGAGATGGGTCAAACGAAGCGGATTTTGCAGCGCGAATTTACCAAGAGATGTCTACACCAAACACCTGCAGTGTAGGATTTAACAGCATTCGCTTTGACGATGAAGTGTCGCGCTATCTGTTTTACCGCAATTTTTACGATCCCTATTCTCGGGAATGGAGAAACGGGAATAGCCGCTGGGATATTATTGATTTAGCAAGAGCGTGTTATGCGCTTAGACCGGAAGGAATCAATTGGCCAGAACGAGAAGATGGTACGCCTAGCTTCAAATTAGAATCGCTCACTGCAGCTAATAACATTGGCCACGAAAATGCACACGATGCGCTAAGCGATGTCTACGCAACCATTGCTTTGGCAAAGCTTATAAAAGAAAAGCAGCCTCGTTTATTTGAGTATGCATTGTCGCTTCGCAATAAACATACGGTTATGCAGCAAATTGACTTAAGCAAACCATCGGTACTCTTGCATATATCCTCTAAATTACCGGCCTCTCAGGGATGTTGCACGTGGGTAATGCCGATTGCTAAACACCCAACCAATTCTAATGCGTTTATAGCGATAGATTTATCCCATGATATAGACAGCGTGTTAAACGACACAGCCGAAGAGATAAGACAGGCACTTTACGCGCCAGCGGATACGTATTCAGATACTAAAGAACGACCTGGTCTTAAACTTATCCACATTAATCGCTCTCCTTTTATTACCACAGCCAAAGCGATGACTGAGGAAAATGCCGCTAGATTAGGTCTTGATAGAGAGCGCTGCCTAGACAATTATAAAACACTCGCAAACACCAAGGATCTTGCTGCTAAGCTTGTGGATGTGTATGACGAAGAACGCCACAGTACAGAGCATGACGTAGACCATGCCCTGTACAGCGGTGGTTTCTTAAATGACGAAGATAGGCGTTGGTGTGAGCGTGTTATTGATGCAGCCCCTGACGACCTTGCCACCTTAAGCGATGAAACCCAGCATGAAGGCTTGCGCAAACAGTTGTTTCGTTATCGTGCGCGCAACTACCCTAATACACTTACCGCTGATGAGATGACGAAGTGGCAGTATCACCGTCAGGCTCGGCTAACAGACCCCGCGTTTGACGGCTCAATTACATTAGAAAACTATATGATGAGGCTTGAGGCGTTAGCCCACGAGCACAGTGACAACCCTGACAAGCAGGCCATACTGCGCGCCCTGTATCAGTATGCTAAAAACCTTTGA
- a CDS encoding CBS domain-containing protein has product MESLQVSDYMNTHPVKLNVDMPVAQAVEVLLASGQSGGPVLDVKGKVVGFLSEQDCIAQMIASSYYREQICRVGEIMKTPVVSVKPYMSVIELAQLLLKEKPRVYPVVDDDGVLLGSINRTAVLRAIDVQLNDGYQRAG; this is encoded by the coding sequence ATGGAATCGTTGCAAGTCAGTGATTATATGAATACTCACCCAGTCAAACTTAATGTCGATATGCCAGTAGCGCAGGCTGTTGAAGTGCTATTGGCCAGTGGGCAAAGTGGAGGGCCTGTGCTCGATGTAAAGGGAAAAGTGGTGGGCTTTTTATCGGAGCAGGATTGTATCGCTCAAATGATTGCCTCTAGCTACTATCGCGAGCAAATTTGTAGGGTAGGGGAAATCATGAAAACGCCGGTGGTTTCGGTTAAGCCTTACATGTCAGTGATAGAGCTAGCGCAATTACTGCTTAAGGAGAAGCCGCGGGTTTACCCGGTAGTAGATGATGATGGTGTGCTTCTAGGCTCAATTAACCGAACGGCCGTGCTTCGCGCTATTGACGTTCAATTAAATGATGGGTATCAGCGAGCGGGTTAG
- a CDS encoding FapA family protein has protein sequence MNGVTISFDKSRTYINIMLDPSEFTSEVNIRDVRQQLESGETKRLYVSEKALKSACETANHYFKTGDGTVVQERIGERKNAEVEFRVPEDGMIANLVLTTPYGGKLPSLATVKSLAVKNRVIRGVSTKKIDAMLKAARNAAPGTVLEETIAKGLPARNGKNSKFIPLVPNALERILRPQTNEGERVDMRNLGEVICVKINTPVLRRTPPTKGRSGFDVKGNTISATPGEWVDFKMGTGTVVSDSDANLLMSSISGMPKYRDQVMNIDDTFICNGVNVGSGHVNYEGAVLVNGDVTEKMQIKAAGDVTINGFVESAYIESGGDIIITEGAMGKVNDKQGDYQCKLVAAGSIHVQHGQGIDIQCAGNITVGRQLAYSRLRCGGAVIVGQIDKPMGNLFACDIISQDRVEAGTLGAVSGSTLKVDFSPGFNQLLERKDSLDELLRQIRENNLKHKEKIDLIQGKKIPKELQRKAAEALELFNNESALLEWLENKANDVKAAKENYQTDIKLIANKRLYPGVSAKLNNRNWRSEREYDRAQIHYDSHQWHYEPII, from the coding sequence ATGAATGGCGTTACAATAAGCTTCGACAAATCAAGAACCTATATAAACATTATGCTCGATCCTTCTGAATTTACATCAGAGGTGAATATCCGTGATGTTAGACAGCAGTTGGAAAGTGGCGAAACCAAACGTCTGTATGTGTCAGAAAAAGCGTTGAAATCAGCCTGTGAAACGGCCAACCATTACTTTAAAACAGGTGATGGTACTGTGGTTCAAGAACGCATCGGTGAGCGCAAAAACGCCGAAGTTGAATTTCGGGTGCCTGAAGACGGCATGATTGCAAATTTGGTCCTCACTACCCCCTATGGCGGTAAACTCCCATCCCTTGCGACAGTTAAATCATTAGCGGTCAAAAATAGAGTGATTCGAGGTGTTAGTACTAAAAAAATAGACGCCATGCTAAAAGCCGCAAGAAATGCGGCGCCTGGCACCGTACTAGAGGAAACCATAGCTAAAGGGCTTCCTGCTCGAAATGGCAAAAACTCCAAATTTATTCCCCTTGTTCCGAACGCACTTGAACGAATACTAAGACCGCAAACGAACGAAGGTGAACGAGTTGACATGCGCAACTTAGGCGAAGTGATATGCGTGAAAATAAACACGCCTGTTCTGCGCCGTACCCCACCTACAAAAGGTCGTTCTGGCTTTGACGTGAAAGGAAACACAATATCAGCCACTCCTGGTGAATGGGTAGACTTTAAAATGGGAACAGGAACGGTGGTGTCTGATAGCGACGCAAACCTATTAATGTCATCCATTTCAGGGATGCCTAAATACCGTGACCAAGTTATGAATATAGATGATACCTTTATTTGTAATGGCGTTAACGTTGGGTCAGGGCATGTAAATTATGAAGGTGCTGTATTAGTTAATGGCGATGTCACCGAGAAAATGCAAATTAAAGCGGCCGGTGACGTTACTATTAACGGTTTCGTAGAGTCGGCTTACATTGAGTCGGGCGGCGACATTATTATCACCGAAGGTGCTATGGGCAAGGTGAACGATAAGCAAGGTGACTACCAATGCAAACTCGTTGCCGCGGGAAGCATTCACGTTCAGCATGGTCAAGGCATCGATATTCAGTGCGCTGGGAATATAACTGTTGGTAGACAGCTTGCTTACAGTCGTCTGCGCTGCGGTGGTGCGGTAATTGTGGGGCAAATTGATAAACCCATGGGCAATTTGTTTGCTTGTGACATTATTAGTCAAGATAGGGTTGAAGCAGGAACACTCGGCGCTGTTTCTGGAAGTACGTTAAAAGTTGATTTTAGCCCCGGTTTTAATCAGCTGCTAGAGCGCAAAGATTCTCTTGATGAGTTATTAAGGCAAATTCGCGAAAATAATCTAAAGCACAAAGAAAAAATCGACCTTATTCAAGGTAAAAAGATTCCTAAAGAGCTACAGCGCAAGGCAGCGGAAGCGCTTGAGCTTTTTAACAACGAAAGCGCGCTTCTTGAATGGTTAGAGAATAAAGCTAACGACGTAAAAGCCGCAAAAGAAAACTATCAAACAGATATTAAACTTATTGCCAATAAAAGACTCTACCCAGGTGTTTCAGCCAAATTAAATAACAGAAATTGGCGTTCTGAGAGGGAATACGATCGCGCCCAAATTCACTACGACTCGCACCAATGGCATTACGAGCCAATTATTTAG
- a CDS encoding diguanylate cyclase — MRKIRKGLLCTVLFVGSAFSAFLQAAPEQPLASQNSIEVTYCIDPNWAPYEAIRNGIHVGISAQYMQLIAELSELKFKLVSTQSWQESLEFVQQGKCQVIPMMNTSDYRKQFLDFSVPYFEAPNVLVARTGTPMLQGYSGIGNRTVGIVQGYRQVEYISRHYPGLRLKLIPSEEEGLKQLANGEFDVMVGSLMSVNMHINNLELEDLHIVGYAEPFDSLAFGVNKSFSHLVNKLNLAIERIPETKKVEIYKQWNNVQIRYSRNYAVMILSSAIVLLGLLWLISRNRHVGGYKRIIQQKNEEISALQATLLEKNKTLGFLSAYDAITGLYNRNHMIQRAEEEISRFHRFHTTATLIAIDLTPVDEDLFSHDPSIREDMLKTAAQNCLNTVRDVDIVSRFNGEQFVVLCPQTQLDSAKTLADRLLECMDTHYLLNDKYKIAIGMAELRDSEEFPDWLERTIKALYQSKRQGYGNVTIAQ; from the coding sequence TTGAGAAAAATAAGAAAAGGCCTGCTTTGCACAGTGTTGTTTGTAGGATCCGCTTTTAGCGCGTTTTTGCAAGCTGCACCTGAGCAACCATTAGCATCTCAAAATTCAATTGAAGTAACCTATTGTATCGACCCCAATTGGGCGCCTTATGAAGCGATAAGAAATGGCATCCACGTGGGTATTTCAGCCCAGTATATGCAGCTTATTGCTGAGCTTAGCGAGCTTAAGTTCAAGCTTGTTTCTACACAGAGTTGGCAGGAAAGCCTAGAGTTCGTTCAACAAGGTAAGTGCCAAGTCATTCCTATGATGAACACGTCTGATTATCGCAAGCAGTTTTTAGATTTTAGTGTGCCGTATTTTGAGGCGCCAAATGTCTTGGTGGCCCGCACGGGAACACCTATGCTGCAGGGCTATTCAGGAATCGGAAATCGTACGGTAGGTATTGTGCAGGGTTACCGCCAAGTCGAGTATATTTCTCGTCATTACCCGGGATTACGTCTAAAACTCATCCCATCTGAGGAGGAAGGCCTTAAGCAACTCGCAAACGGTGAATTTGACGTAATGGTAGGTTCATTAATGAGTGTGAATATGCACATTAATAACCTTGAACTCGAAGATTTGCACATTGTCGGTTACGCCGAACCCTTTGACTCTCTCGCATTTGGCGTTAATAAGTCGTTCAGTCATTTAGTCAATAAACTTAATCTCGCAATAGAGCGCATTCCAGAGACAAAGAAAGTAGAAATTTACAAACAATGGAACAACGTGCAAATCCGTTACAGCCGCAACTATGCTGTGATGATATTAAGTTCAGCAATTGTATTGTTGGGCTTGTTGTGGCTAATTTCGAGAAACCGTCATGTGGGCGGCTACAAGCGTATAATTCAACAAAAAAATGAAGAGATAAGTGCGCTTCAAGCCACGTTGTTAGAGAAAAACAAAACATTAGGTTTTCTTTCAGCTTACGATGCGATCACCGGTCTTTATAACCGTAACCACATGATACAGCGGGCTGAAGAAGAGATATCACGCTTCCATCGGTTTCATACTACCGCTACATTAATCGCCATTGATTTAACGCCTGTTGATGAAGATCTATTTTCTCACGACCCTTCTATTCGAGAAGACATGTTGAAGACCGCAGCTCAGAACTGCCTTAATACTGTAAGAGACGTTGATATCGTTTCAAGGTTTAATGGTGAGCAGTTCGTCGTGCTTTGTCCACAGACCCAATTAGACTCAGCAAAAACGCTTGCAGATAGGCTATTGGAGTGCATGGATACCCACTATCTTTTGAATGATAAATACAAAATTGCGATTGGTATGGCTGAATTGCGAGACTCAGAAGAGTTCCCAGATTGGCTTGAACGCACTATAAAAGCGCTTTATCAGTCTAAGCGGCAGGGCTACGGTAATGTGACCATTGCTCAGTAA